A genome region from Kogia breviceps isolate mKogBre1 chromosome 13, mKogBre1 haplotype 1, whole genome shotgun sequence includes the following:
- the NDUFAF4 gene encoding NADH dehydrogenase [ubiquinone] 1 alpha subcomplex assembly factor 4: MGAAVIRAIRNFNLENRAEREISRMKPSPAPRHPSTKNLLREQMSSHPEIKGEIARKDDKLLSLLKDVYVDSKDPLSSVQVKDAGTPQKPKEFRLPKDHHSDMMNVKNIPKGKISIVEALTLLNNHKLYPDTWTAEKIAEEYHLEQQDVNSLLKYFVTFEVKILPPEGKKAIQSKRRES; this comes from the exons ATGGGGGCTGCGGTGATTCGCGCAATCAGGAATTTCAATCTAGAGAACCGAGCGGAACGGGAAATCAGCAGGATGAAGCCCTCCCCCGCCCCGAGGCACCCCTCCACCAAGAACCTCCTGCGGGAGCAGATGAGCA gcCATCCAGAAATTAAGGGAGAAATTGCTAGAAAAGATGACAAACTGCTGTCATTACTAAAAGATGTGTATGTCGATTCCAAAGATCCCCTGTCTTCTGTGCAG GTAAAGGATGCTGGAACACCTCAGAAGCCAAAGGAGTTCAGGTTGCCAAAAGACCATCATTCTGACATGATGAATGTTAAGAACATTCCCAAAGGCAAAATTTCCATTGTAGAGGCACTGACACTTCTCAATAATCATAAACTTTATCCAGACACATGGACTGCTGAGAAAATAGCTGAAGAATACCATCTAGAACAGCAAGATGTAAATTCCCTTCTCAAATATTTCGTTACTTTTGAAGTCAAAATCTTACCCCCTGAAGGCAAGAAAGCAATACAATCAAAACGAAGAGAATCTTGA